A portion of the Melitaea cinxia chromosome 1, ilMelCinx1.1, whole genome shotgun sequence genome contains these proteins:
- the LOC123655497 gene encoding apolipoprotein D-like, whose protein sequence is MSVLRTIAIFLCGLTLQQCAAQMVFPGSCPDVAAMENFNANRYLGKWYEIEKYFAAFELGGKCITAEYGLKDNGVISVVNKQLSSFTGMKSQIEGEAIQVSRSDEGKLAVRFPSLPVNIAAPYWVADTDYDNYSLVWSCYEFGVFHTRNAWILTRQRDPPMEILEKAYAAADKNNINRAYFLKTDQKDCPEDD, encoded by the exons ATGTCAGTACTGAGGACAATAGCCATTTTCCTTTGCGGATTGACGCTTCAGCAGTGTGCGGCTCAGATGGTGTTTCCGGGCTCGTGTCCTGACGTAGCCGCTATGGAGAATTTTAATGCTAATCGG TATTTGGGTAAATGGTACGAGATCGAGAAGTACTTCGCAGCGTTCGAGCTCGGGGGCAAATGTATCACTGCCGAGTACGGTCTGAAAGACAACGGCGTTATTAGTGTCGTTAACAAACAATTAAGTTCTTT TACCGGAATGAAGTCTCAGATAGAAGGCGAAGCGATTCAAGTGAGCCGCTCCGATGAAGGCAAGCTAGCCGTCCGGTTCCCGTCTTTGCCGGTCAACATTGCCGCGCCCTATTGGGTCGCTGACACCGACTACGACAACTACTCCCTCGTCTGGAGCTGCTACGAATTTGGCGTATTTCATACAA GGAATGCGTGGATTTTAACAAGACAACGAGACCCACCTATGGAGATTTTGGAAAAGGCATATGCAGCTGCTGACAAGAATAATATCAACAGAGCTTACTTCCTCAAAACAGACCAAAAGGACTGCCCCGAGGAtgactaa